A genomic segment from Lates calcarifer isolate ASB-BC8 linkage group LG13, TLL_Latcal_v3, whole genome shotgun sequence encodes:
- the LOC108878564 gene encoding phosphatidylinositol transfer protein beta isoform isoform X2, which yields MVLIKEYRVVLPCSVEEYQVGQLFSVAEASKNETGGGEGIEVLKNEPYEKDGEKGQYTHKIYHLKSKVPAFVKLLAPEGSLVFHEKAWNAYPYCRTIVTNEYMKDNFFIKIETWHKPDLGTQENVHKLDNSTWQNVTVVPIDIADRSQVSTADYKPDEDPATFKSVKTGRGPLGPTWKKELVSKTDCPKMCAYKLVTVKFKWWGLQTKVENFIHEQEKRIFTNFHRQLFCWIDKWVDLTMDDIRRMEAETQRELDEMRKKGSVRGTKAADE from the exons ATGGTCCTCATCAAGGAGTA CCGTGTGGTTTTACCCTGTAGTGTTGAGGAG tatCAAGTGGGGcagctgttctctgtggctGAAGCAAGTAAAAATGAGACAGGTGGTGGTGAGGGCATTGAGGTACTCAAGAATGAGCCCTatgaaaaagatggagagaaaggacaatatacacacaaaatctACCACTTAAAGAG TAAAGTCCCAGCATTTGTCAAGCTGTTAGCCCCTGAAGGCTCCCTGGTATTCCATGAAAAAGCCTGGAATGCCTATCCTTACTGCAGAACCA TTGTGACG AACGAGTATATGAAAGACAATTTCTTCATTAAGATTGAGACATGGCACAAACCCGACCTTGGAACACAAGAAAAC GTGCACAAACTAGACAATTCCACATGGCAGAATGTAACTGTTGTGCCCATTGATATCGCAGACAGAAGTCAAGTGTCCACTGCT GACTATAAGCCAGATGAGGATCCCGCCACTTTCAAGTCAGTTAAGACCGGCAGAGGACCTCTGGGGCCCACCTGGAAG AAAGAGCTGGTTAGTAAGACCGACTGCCCGAAGATGTGTGCCTACAAACTGGTCACAGTCAAGTTCAAGTGGTGGGGCCTGCAGACCAAAGTGGAGAACTTCATCCATGAG CAAGAAAAGAGGATCTTCACTAACTTTCACCGCCAGCTCTTTTGTTGGATTGATAAGTGGGTGGATCTGACTATGGATGATATCCGGCGGatggaggcagaaacacagagggagtTGGACGAG aTGCGTAAAAAGGGCTCTGTGCGAGGCACAAAGGCTGCAGACGAGTAG
- the mn1b gene encoding transcriptional activator MN1: protein MFGLEQFGSQINSRNPGQSERNINQPRLNMGSHYKSPGFHAGGPPGAVEPGMGPLSEPQMLGLNMNMNGEQYGGFHPRGHSDMHAGGGLQQQQQQQGPMHGFFNNQQPHQGHPHGHQPHPHQHHPHFSGNFGGPEPGSSCLHGGRLMGYNNNGMGPQQGFGEGFDPLAEGQAGDGFPQQQQQQRPGNMPDFQHHGPPSGSHAVPAPCLPLDQSPNRAASFHGLPSSSSSSSESHGLEPRRMPNQGAVEGLEYNFPSEPPSGHFDVPVFSPSESESQLPHFGPGRPVPSGNFPGNPGMPRTPGMQGISKGHQPPPQPQQPQHGVFFERFGNGRKVPVGMEPGVNARHPLMQQQQQAGLIARQNSCPPGLPRPPQAEPGSTNPNILDGGVMMPGQHNQFEYPIHRLENRGLHPYGDPMFNMQQPAPPPSQQPPNQRLQHFDSPYMNMAKRPRFDFPNAHGGEGWCGGMDNHLSPSAYPGLPGEFTPPVSEGFPPGPLQHPGPEQQSLQQRQNAAMMIKQMASRNQQQRMRQPSLQQLGHHGEVPPGPMAHGGPVGNMPQPNFDRENGGRMPNIDGQNPHVTQENSWFQGSHPPGEMMSRRMGGAGNESGPHDMGLQQNGPGMMFRPGMGMQEPMRIPGDGHVQALHSPGMHSQFSGNMGNLSQMQSPGAGAGHPNAPAERRPADFPAPPMGAQPTFPYGGANRQGPAHSAPQGVSTSPGSYPPQSEFPPGQRSSVSKLGALSLGNFNKTSTKDSVFGQSCLAALSTACQNMIASLGAPNLNVTFNKKNQNEGKRKLSQTEQDINSSTSNGTGSAGPEYFQSSTSQNSQMPGTGNSNSKPASQSQTVQGEASALSPNYNMDATPCSEGKATTGSGRGRGRRKRDSGHVSPGIFFSSDNGNPVVSPGQQTPSAGVGERGGGTPHEKHLQSPSWGKGGDIMLGDQADLMSSLDSGIQSVAKSDSSSPRVDFPDDVSTHYGNEDEVSSSSDAGGASATKPNRSPMITGSPKMQRSDHGLINGQKPLGMGINNHTTSTPDSYGLNAGGGTGASGVSHPGTPGVEQVRTPSSTSGQEEIHPLEILQAQIQLQRQQFSISEDQPLAMKNGKKNGDCPSQNGDNELASCSPDAGKGSMGTIDLDTLMAEQHATWYVPSDKAMMDGSEDDKAMGPWEKNKSQNSKEESELSQSKAGAGAPGAGGGGGGGSSGGNHLQCLSVHCTDELGDSKGRGGPVSSWRSLHSDISNRFGTFVAALT from the coding sequence ATGTTTGGGCTGGAGCAGTTTGGTTCTCAGATTAATAGCAGAAACCCTGGCCAGTCAGAGAGAAACATAAACCAACCGAGACTGAACATGGGCTCCCATTATAAAAGCCCAGGTTTTCACGCTGGGGGCCCACCGGGCGCCGTGGAACCCGGCATGGGCCCTCTGAGCGAGCCGCAAATGCTCGGGCTCAATATGAACATGAACGGAGAGCAGTATGGGGGCTTTCACCCGCGGGGCCACTCGGACATGCACGCGGGCGGCGgacttcagcagcagcagcagcaacaaggaCCCATGCATGGATTTTTTAACAACCAGCAACCTCATCAAGGACATCCTCATGGCCATCAACCTCACCCCCACCAACATCACCCTCATTTCAGTGGGAATTTTGGAGGCCCAGAGCCAGGTTCATCATGCCTGCATGGTGGTAGGCTAATGGGCTACAACAACAATGGCATGGGACCACAGCAGGGCTTTGGGGAAGGATTTGATCCTCTCGCCGAGGGACAGGCAGGGGATGGCTttccccagcagcagcagcagcagcggcctGGTAACATGCCTGACTTTCAACATCACGGGCCTCCCAGTGGGAGTCATGCTGTCCCTGCCCCCTGTCTGCCCCTAGACCAGTCACCTAACAGAGCAGCATCCTTCCATGgtctcccttcctcttcatcctcctcctctgagtctCATGGCCTGGAGCCTCGGCGGATGCCAAACCAGGGAGCTGTAGAGGGATTAGAGTATAACTTCCCAAGTGAGCCACCATCTGGACATTTTGATGTACCTGTATTTTCCccatcagaatcagaatctcAGTTACCCCATTTCGGGCCAGGAAGGCCAGTTCCCAGTGGGAATTTCCCAGGGAACCCTGGTATGCCACGGACGCCAGGTATGCAGGGCATCTCTAAGGGACACCAGCCACCACCGCAGCCCCAGCAGCCTCAGCATGGAGTGTTTTTTGAGCGTTTTGGAAATGGCCGGAAGGTGCCCGTGGGAATGGAGCCGGGGGTCAATGCGAGACATCCTCtcatgcagcagcaacaacaggcTGGCTTGATAGCCAGACAGAACTCATGCCCCCCTGGCCTCCCCCGACCCCCTCAGGCTGAGCCCGGCTCCACTAACCCTAACATTCTGGACGGAGGGGTCATGATGCCTGGCCAACATAACCAGTTTGAATATCCCattcacagactggaaaatagGGGTCTGCACCCCTATGGGGACCCCATGTTTAATATGCAacagccagctcctcctccctcccaacAGCCCCCGAATCAGAGGCTGCAACACTTTGACTCTCCTTATATGAACATGGCGAAAAGGCCTAGATTTGACTTTCCTAATGCACATGGTGGTGAAGGCTGGTGTGGCGGTATGGATAACCACCTCTCTCCCTCCGCCTACCCTGGCCTGCCTGGTGAGTTCACCCCGCCTGTGAGTGAGGGTTTCCCACCGGGTCCGCTGCAACATCCAGGGCCTGAGCAGCAGTCTCTGCAGCAACGCCAGAATGCAGCCATGATGATAAAACAGATGGCGTCACGcaaccagcagcagaggatgaggCAGCCcagtctgcagcagctgggTCACCATGGCGAAGTTCCTCCCGGCCCAATGGCTCACGGAGGCCCAGTTGGGAACATGCCTCAGCCCAACTTTGACAGGGAGAATGGTGGCAGGATGCCCAACATTGATGGACAAAATCCCCATGTCACTCAGGAGAACTCCTGGTTCCAAGGGTCCCACCCACCAGGGGAGATGATGTCACGACGTATGGGTGGAGCGGGTAATGAATCAGGGCCCCATGACATGGGGCTACAGCAGAATGGGCCTGGGATGATGTTTAGGCCAGGAATGGGCATGCAGGAGCCCATGAGAATACCAGGAGACGGGCATGTGCAGGCTCTCCATTCCCCGGGCATGCACTCACAATTCAGCGGCAACATGGGCAACCTCTCACAAATGCAGTCtccaggagcaggagcagggcATCCGAATGCACCAGCAGAGAGGCGGCCAGCTGACTTCCCTGCACCTCCAATGGGAGCGCAGCCAACGTTTCCCTATGGGGGGGCTAACCGTCAGGGGCCGGCCCACAGCGCTCCCCAGGGGGTGAGCACCTCACCAGGGAGCTACCCTCCTCAGTCTGAGTTCCCCCCAGGCCAGCGGTCGTCTGTTAGTAAGCTTGGAGCTCTGTCCCTCGGGAACTTCAACAAAACCAGCACTAAAGACAGTGTTTTCGGCCAGAGCTGCCTGGCGGCCCTTTCTACAGCCTGCCAGAACATGATCGCTAGCCTAGGGGCCCCCAATCTTAACGTAACATTCAACAAGAAGAACCAAAATGAGGGCAAGCGAAAACTGAGTCAGACAGAGCAGGACATTAATAGCAGCACATCTAATGGGACTGGCAGTGCTGGTCCTGAATATTTTCAGAGCAGCACTTCCCAGAACAGCCAGATGCCTGGCACCGGGAATAGCAACTCTAAGCCTGCAAGTCAAAGCCAGACGGTGCAGGGGGAAGCCAGTGCCCTCTCCCCAAATTACAACATGGACGCTACCCCATGCAGTGAGGGGAAGGCAACAACagggagtgggagagggagagggaggagaaaaagagacagtggACATGTGAGCcctggaatttttttttcctctgacaaTGGTAACCCTGTTGTAAGTCCAGGCCAGCAGACCCCCTCGGCTGGCGTtggggagaggggtgggggCACGCCCCATGAGAAACACCTCCAGTCACCCTCTTGGGGGAAAGGAGGCGACATAATGTTGGGGGACCAGGCAGACCTGATGTCTTCTTTGGACAGTGGCATTCAAAGTGTCGCCAAGTCTGACAGTAGCTCACCGCGAGTGGATTTTCCTGACGATGTCAGCACCCACTATGGCAACGAGGATGAGGTGTCCTCCAGCTCAGATGCAGGAGGGGCCTCGGCCACCAAGCCTAATCGCAGCCCTATGATCACCGGCTCACCCAAAATGCAGAGGAGTGACCATGGGTTGATAAATGGACAGAAGCCCCTGGGCATGGGCATTAACAATCATACTACCTCGACGCCAGACAGCTATGGACTGAACGCTGGTGGGGGCACAGGGGCCAGTGGGGTGAGCCACCCGGGCACTCCTGGGGTGGAGCAGGTACGCACCCCATCCAGCACCTCTGGCCAGGAAGAAATCCATCCTCTGGAGATTCTGCAGGCCCAGATCCAGCTACAGCGGCAGCAATTCAGCATCTCTGAGGACCAGCCCCTGGCCATGAAGAATGGCAAAAAGAATGGCGACTGTCCCTCGCAGAACGGAGACAATGAGCTGGCGAGCTGCAGCCCGGATGCTGGGAAGGGCTCAATGGGCACTATTGACCTTGACACCCTCATGGCAGAGCAGCACGCCACCTGGTACGTGCCCAGTGACAAGGCCATGATGGATGGGTCAGAGGATGACAAGGCCATGGGACcctgggaaaaaaataagagcCAAAACAGTAAAGAAG
- the LOC108878564 gene encoding phosphatidylinositol transfer protein beta isoform isoform X1, whose product MVLIKEYRVVLPCSVEEYQVGQLFSVAEASKNETGGGEGIEVLKNEPYEKDGEKGQYTHKIYHLKSKVPAFVKLLAPEGSLVFHEKAWNAYPYCRTIVTNEYMKDNFFIKIETWHKPDLGTQENVHKLDNSTWQNVTVVPIDIADRSQVSTADYKPDEDPATFKSVKTGRGPLGPTWKKELVSKTDCPKMCAYKLVTVKFKWWGLQTKVENFIHEQEKRIFTNFHRQLFCWIDKWVDLTMDDIRRMEAETQRELDELRKRGEVRGTSAADE is encoded by the exons ATGGTCCTCATCAAGGAGTA CCGTGTGGTTTTACCCTGTAGTGTTGAGGAG tatCAAGTGGGGcagctgttctctgtggctGAAGCAAGTAAAAATGAGACAGGTGGTGGTGAGGGCATTGAGGTACTCAAGAATGAGCCCTatgaaaaagatggagagaaaggacaatatacacacaaaatctACCACTTAAAGAG TAAAGTCCCAGCATTTGTCAAGCTGTTAGCCCCTGAAGGCTCCCTGGTATTCCATGAAAAAGCCTGGAATGCCTATCCTTACTGCAGAACCA TTGTGACG AACGAGTATATGAAAGACAATTTCTTCATTAAGATTGAGACATGGCACAAACCCGACCTTGGAACACAAGAAAAC GTGCACAAACTAGACAATTCCACATGGCAGAATGTAACTGTTGTGCCCATTGATATCGCAGACAGAAGTCAAGTGTCCACTGCT GACTATAAGCCAGATGAGGATCCCGCCACTTTCAAGTCAGTTAAGACCGGCAGAGGACCTCTGGGGCCCACCTGGAAG AAAGAGCTGGTTAGTAAGACCGACTGCCCGAAGATGTGTGCCTACAAACTGGTCACAGTCAAGTTCAAGTGGTGGGGCCTGCAGACCAAAGTGGAGAACTTCATCCATGAG CAAGAAAAGAGGATCTTCACTAACTTTCACCGCCAGCTCTTTTGTTGGATTGATAAGTGGGTGGATCTGACTATGGATGATATCCGGCGGatggaggcagaaacacagagggagtTGGACGAG CTTCGCAAACGGGGTGAAGTACGAGGAACCAGCGCTGCAGACGAATGA